A stretch of the Thiomicrorhabdus indica genome encodes the following:
- a CDS encoding LPS-assembly protein LptD, which yields MQINSQPIIPIPKTALLKGIFLSLAPNLVLANQAPLNEQPAYQVFFGNQMTTPECLPDTITPRPLDFFLTHSPDNEFVAGRQPSPTLGQVSPQNLNIQANQFTQTGGHIYEFQGNTSFWQEGLLIFSPYVRIDQTAQSAFLGDLSEQNPNQSSNKIVNNSDRPVTNPKRNVTLFEKSLSIQAKQLRIKQNSEQENDKTLEIDFAKYQLFPSRAYGKAQNMRFKQRKEQLTLTDADLSTCPAELPNGEGDKDWHLEFDELKIDRKAQRVIGKHALLKIRDIPVFYTPYFNYPLNDRASGLLFPSLGTHSALTNNQSVAYYKQPYFFNLAPNYDATLTALAMTERGVLLDGEFRALTRLNGQTHRINLQAGYLRDSLAEKDGVATIASDGSLDYASPHGTRWRINLDSSQNWGQGWSSQLQWHDVSDGSFYSDLPLDDRYDDASEIRQNAMLRYNSSNFNAYLQTLSYTPLRTERNLYQKRPELGANWIAWQNIQWKASIDLKATDFVAKNDFAKITPLSYEGARGYIAPSLSYQHNTIFSRLKLNTKFHQRSYQLEHTQNTSELDKNIGIPEFSAYGSLKFERHFSDFFGSTSENLVLSNHTNWYTQTLEPELQYVYIPYRNQQAIPLFDTSRRSLDFNNLFMTNRFYGVDRIGDTHHLSYALSSKLYAQDGLELINIGLGQTRYFSDRKVTLGTDTIQNERFSEYFAKANFNLGHINWINTAKLDKDDFSFLASNSRLQWQPQTNQALFVQYSLSEDDYQYENLSVGGYTPVTERTQLGIYSRYNLLTNLYESNQLLLRYQSCCWNLQMGVERSEFENGLSDTKLQLLFEFNGLSSQNSSNKFQNEIMERIYY from the coding sequence ATGCAAATAAACTCTCAGCCAATCATTCCAATTCCTAAAACCGCACTGCTCAAAGGAATTTTCCTCAGCTTAGCACCGAATTTGGTGTTGGCAAACCAAGCACCCTTAAACGAACAGCCTGCGTACCAAGTTTTTTTTGGTAATCAGATGACAACGCCTGAATGCCTTCCTGACACGATTACCCCAAGACCGCTTGATTTCTTTTTGACGCACAGCCCTGATAATGAATTCGTTGCAGGCAGACAACCATCACCGACATTGGGTCAAGTATCTCCTCAGAATTTAAATATTCAAGCGAATCAATTTACTCAAACAGGTGGGCATATTTATGAATTTCAAGGCAATACCAGTTTTTGGCAAGAGGGTTTATTAATTTTTAGCCCCTATGTTCGAATTGATCAAACAGCACAAAGTGCTTTTTTGGGCGACTTATCTGAACAAAATCCTAACCAGAGTTCCAACAAAATAGTTAATAACTCGGACCGGCCGGTAACAAATCCTAAGCGAAACGTCACACTGTTTGAAAAATCGTTAAGTATTCAAGCCAAACAACTTCGAATAAAGCAAAACTCCGAACAAGAAAACGATAAAACGCTTGAAATTGACTTTGCGAAATATCAACTCTTTCCGAGTCGAGCCTACGGTAAAGCACAAAATATGCGTTTTAAGCAGCGCAAAGAACAACTGACTCTAACCGATGCCGATCTAAGCACTTGCCCTGCGGAACTGCCTAATGGTGAAGGGGATAAAGACTGGCATTTAGAATTTGATGAGCTCAAAATTGACCGAAAAGCACAACGAGTCATAGGAAAACATGCACTGCTGAAAATCCGCGATATTCCTGTTTTTTACACCCCATATTTTAACTACCCTCTGAATGATCGGGCATCTGGGCTCTTATTTCCGAGTTTGGGTACTCACTCAGCTCTTACCAATAATCAGTCGGTGGCCTATTACAAACAGCCTTATTTCTTCAACCTCGCACCCAACTACGATGCAACCCTTACAGCCCTCGCAATGACTGAACGAGGTGTTTTACTGGATGGAGAATTTAGAGCCTTGACTCGCCTGAATGGTCAAACGCACCGAATCAATCTACAGGCAGGATATTTGCGAGATTCTCTCGCCGAAAAAGACGGAGTAGCAACGATTGCCTCCGATGGCTCTTTGGACTACGCCTCTCCTCACGGCACTCGCTGGAGAATTAACTTAGACAGCTCGCAAAACTGGGGACAAGGCTGGTCATCACAATTGCAATGGCACGACGTTTCAGATGGAAGCTTTTATAGTGATTTACCACTCGATGATCGCTACGATGATGCTTCAGAAATCCGTCAGAATGCAATGCTTCGCTACAACTCCAGTAATTTTAATGCTTATTTACAAACACTCAGTTACACCCCATTGAGAACAGAGCGTAACCTTTACCAAAAAAGACCTGAACTTGGGGCGAACTGGATAGCTTGGCAAAACATTCAATGGAAGGCATCTATTGATCTGAAGGCGACCGATTTTGTGGCTAAAAATGACTTTGCAAAAATAACGCCTCTCTCTTATGAAGGCGCCCGTGGTTATATTGCGCCCTCCCTGAGCTATCAACACAATACGATTTTTAGCCGTTTGAAACTGAATACGAAATTCCATCAGCGTTCTTATCAGCTTGAACACACACAAAACACTTCAGAGTTGGATAAAAATATTGGTATTCCTGAATTCAGCGCTTATGGAAGCCTAAAGTTTGAACGTCATTTCAGCGATTTTTTTGGATCTACATCTGAAAACCTTGTTCTATCAAATCACACGAATTGGTATACCCAAACTTTAGAACCTGAACTGCAATACGTTTATATTCCCTATCGAAATCAGCAGGCGATCCCATTATTTGACACTAGCCGACGAAGCTTAGACTTCAATAATCTATTTATGACCAACCGTTTTTACGGTGTTGACCGAATTGGCGACACGCATCATTTGAGTTACGCCTTAAGCAGTAAACTCTATGCACAGGATGGTCTAGAACTTATAAATATCGGTTTGGGACAAACCCGTTATTTTTCAGATCGTAAAGTCACACTTGGTACGGACACCATTCAAAATGAACGTTTTTCTGAATATTTTGCAAAAGCGAATTTTAATCTTGGTCACATCAACTGGATCAACACCGCCAAACTGGATAAAGATGACTTCAGCTTCTTAGCTTCCAACAGCCGTTTGCAATGGCAACCGCAAACCAATCAAGCGTTATTTGTGCAGTACAGCTTAAGTGAGGATGACTATCAATACGAAAACTTGAGTGTTGGCGGTTATACACCGGTTACTGAACGTACGCAGTTAGGTATTTACAGTCGATACAACCTGCTCACCAACCTTTATGAAAGCAACCAACTTCTGCTTCGTTACCAAAGTTGTTGTTGGAATCTGCAAATGGGGGTTGAGCGCAGCGAGTTTGAAAATGGCCTATCAGACACCAAATTACAATTATTATTTGAATTCAACGGACTCAGTAGCCAAAATAGCTCAAATAAATTCCAGAATGAAATTATGGAACGCATTTATTACTAA
- a CDS encoding aminoglycoside phosphotransferase family protein — protein sequence MDARFEQMQAWLNGTSQTSGILHTSRYLKDSSFTTPVPASSDASFRRYFRIHSNSDSSAVSKSFVVMDAPPEHEDCRPFIEVSNSLNQMGLWVPEVLEQDLDQGFLLLGDLGTVTYFSKLLELREQGGSESEAQIDEMYIQALKALVNLQKNAKASQAAEKLPPYDARLLDTEMNLFTDWLCQEYLELPQMSSLLWGETKSLLSHSALTQPKTYVHRDYHSRNIMFNSGKPPGILDFQDAVHGALTYDAVSLLRDCYLAWPKEQVSEWQQRYFYDLCEVGICQKNEWAEFAKSMDLMGIQRHLKASGIFARLFLRDGKDGYLPDVPQTLQYIVDVGQNYSELNALTSWVEDKVQPAFASLKHS from the coding sequence ATGGATGCACGTTTTGAGCAAATGCAGGCTTGGTTAAATGGCACATCGCAAACCTCAGGCATTTTACACACTTCCCGATATTTAAAAGATTCTTCGTTTACAACACCTGTTCCTGCGTCCAGTGACGCTAGCTTTCGTCGATATTTTAGAATTCATTCTAATAGTGATTCCAGCGCTGTTTCGAAATCATTTGTGGTTATGGATGCACCACCTGAGCATGAAGATTGCCGTCCTTTTATCGAAGTGTCGAATTCGCTCAATCAGATGGGGTTGTGGGTGCCGGAAGTGCTCGAACAAGATTTAGATCAGGGATTTTTGCTGTTGGGTGATTTGGGAACAGTGACCTATTTTTCTAAATTGCTGGAATTACGTGAGCAGGGTGGCAGTGAGTCCGAAGCACAAATTGATGAGATGTATATCCAAGCGCTTAAAGCCTTAGTGAATCTGCAGAAAAATGCCAAGGCGAGCCAAGCTGCTGAAAAACTGCCTCCCTACGACGCTCGTTTGCTCGATACAGAAATGAACCTGTTCACCGATTGGTTGTGTCAGGAGTATTTAGAGTTGCCACAAATGTCTTCATTACTTTGGGGTGAAACGAAATCTTTATTGAGCCACTCTGCGTTAACTCAGCCAAAAACCTATGTACATCGAGACTATCACAGTCGGAATATTATGTTTAACTCTGGCAAACCGCCAGGAATTTTAGACTTTCAAGACGCTGTGCATGGCGCTTTAACATACGATGCGGTGTCTTTACTGCGTGATTGTTATTTAGCTTGGCCGAAAGAGCAGGTTAGTGAATGGCAACAACGCTATTTTTACGATTTGTGTGAGGTTGGAATTTGCCAAAAAAATGAATGGGCAGAATTTGCAAAATCAATGGATTTAATGGGCATTCAGCGTCACCTAAAAGCATCAGGAATCTTTGCTCGTCTATTTCTGCGAGATGGAAAAGATGGGTATTTGCCTGACGTGCCGCAAACATTGCAATACATCGTGGATGTTGGCCAAAACTATTCAGAGTTGAATGCGTTAACAAGCTGGGTTGAAGACAAGGTTCAACCGGCATTTGCATCGTTGAAGCACTCTTGA
- the murU gene encoding N-acetylmuramate alpha-1-phosphate uridylyltransferase MurU, whose translation MSIKKAMILAAGRGNRLRPLTDKTPKPLIELAGKPLIEYHLEKLAEAGVNEVVINTAWLGEQFSKKLGSGARFGLKIEYSPEPEGGLETAGGIINALPLLGEQPFLVVNGDVYSSMDYQHFTNLQLKEDLAHLCLVKTPSFKAHGDFGLSPAGKVLEKGEWTFSGISVLSPKLFAGLSVDFLPLAPILREAMQQQKVSGEIYEGAWSDIGTLERLQQAEHKILNSQ comes from the coding sequence ATGAGTATAAAAAAAGCAATGATATTGGCCGCTGGGCGAGGCAATCGTCTTCGTCCTTTGACAGACAAAACCCCAAAGCCTTTAATTGAATTGGCTGGCAAACCGCTGATTGAATATCACTTGGAAAAATTAGCTGAAGCCGGTGTGAATGAGGTGGTCATTAACACCGCTTGGCTGGGAGAGCAGTTCTCGAAAAAATTAGGTTCGGGTGCGCGATTCGGCCTGAAAATTGAGTACAGTCCTGAGCCAGAGGGGGGATTGGAAACCGCTGGAGGTATTATCAATGCTTTGCCATTGTTGGGGGAACAGCCGTTTTTAGTGGTAAATGGGGATGTCTATTCGTCAATGGATTATCAACATTTTACGAATCTTCAGCTTAAGGAGGATTTAGCGCATTTGTGTTTAGTGAAGACACCGAGTTTTAAAGCTCACGGCGACTTTGGTTTGTCACCGGCCGGTAAGGTTCTGGAAAAAGGGGAATGGACTTTTTCTGGTATCAGCGTTTTGTCGCCAAAGTTGTTTGCGGGATTATCGGTGGATTTTTTGCCTTTAGCCCCAATCTTGCGTGAAGCGATGCAGCAACAAAAAGTTTCGGGTGAAATTTATGAAGGTGCGTGGTCGGATATTGGCACTCTAGAGCGCCTGCAACAGGCTGAACACAAAATTCTAAATTCGCAGTAA